Proteins encoded by one window of Cryptococcus gattii WM276 chromosome K, complete sequence:
- a CDS encoding Nonsense-mediated mRNA decay protein 3; putative (Similar to TIGR gene model, INSD accession AAW46317.1) codes for MVAIDYTPDAAGQESYILCADCGTVISSANGAGLCVGCLRNTVDITEGIPKEATLNFCRGCERFLSPPNTWVAVQPESRELLAICLKKIARPLMKVRLIDASFIWTEPHSRRIKLKITIQKEVLAHTVLQQTFELTLVVHTGQCPSCTRLAAKNTWKASVQVRQKVTHKRTFLWLEQLILKHNAHKDTINIAEKRDGLDFFYTERNNAIKMCEFLAGVVPVRVKSSEQLISSDTHSNTSNYKFTYSVEIVPVCKDDLVCLPKSLARAWGNISPLTICSRVGNTIHLLDPMTLQQTDVTAPVYWRQPFDSLTTVADLVEFIVLDVEPSGPVRGKYVLADAQVTRSSSTGNNTDDDGMGDDGIYHTRTHLGGILQPGDTVLGYHLTNTNFNSDSFEALESGRIPDVILVKKTYPNRRKKSKPRHWKLRSIAKEAEDVQDGTVGRGALGRRGGVDQKNVERDYELFLRDLEEDKEMRAVINLYKADVQEEGEDETMAVEKKSGSGLHGGKRRNGLEKQAQRGMDIDGDEAMGGGEDEDDEEEDFPEIDMDELLENFEELDMGDGEEVL; via the exons ATGGTGGCAATCGATTACACACCGGACGCAGCGGGGCAAGAAAGCTATATTCTTTGTGCCGACTGTGGGACAGTCATTTCAAGTGCCAACGGCGCTGGACTCT GTGTCGGGTGTTTGAGAAATACTGTGGATATCACCGAGGGCATCCCCAAAGAAGCGACGCTCAACTTCTGTCGAGGGTGTGAAAGGTTTTTGTCGCCACCCAATACCTGGGTCGCCGTTCAACCGGAGTCTCGAGAGTTGCTTG CTATCTGCCTTAAAAAAATTGCCCGACCTTTGATGAAGGTTCGACTCATTGACGCATCTTTCATCTGGACCGAACCTCACTCCCGACGTATCAAACTCAAAATTACAATTCAGAAAGAAGTTCTCGCCCATACCGTCTTGCAACAAACTTTTGAGCTTACCCTTGTCGTTCATACCGGGCAATGTCCTTCTTGTACAAGATTAGCTGCAAAGAACACTTGGAAAGCTAGTGTACAAGTTCGACAGAAGGTCACGCACAAGAGGACCTTTCTGTGGTTGGAGCAATTGATCTTAAAGCATAATGCTCATAA GGATACAATCAACATTGCGGAGAAGAGGGACGGTTTGGATTTCTTCTACACCGAGAGAAACAACGCCATCAAAATGTGTGAATTCCTTGCTGGTGTTGTCCCTGTTCG AGTCAAATCCTCTGAGCAGCTTATTTCATCTGATACTCACTCCAACACGTCCAACTACAAGTTTACTTATTCCGTCGAGATTGTCCCTGTCTGTAAGGATGATTTGGTATGCTTACCCAAGTCCCTTGCTCGAGCTTGGGGTAACATTTC TCCGCTTACCATTTGCTCCCGAGTGGGGAACACTATCCATCTGCTTGACCCAATGACTCTTCAGCAAACCGATGTAACCGCCCCTGTCTATTGGCGCCAGCCTTTCGACTCCCTCACCACCGTTGCGGATCTTGTTGAATTCATTGTGCTTGACGTTGAGCCGTCAGGACCCGTCCGAGGCAAATATGTACTTGCTGATGCCCAAGTCACCCGTTCAAGTTCGACAGGTAATAACACCGATGACGATGGAATGGGCGACGATGGTATTTACCACACGCGGACTCATTTGGGCGGTATCCTGCAGCCCGGAGACACTGTTCTCGGCTATCATCTCACCAACACCAATTTCAACTCTGATTCCTTTGAAGCGCTTGAAAGCGGTCGAATCCCCGACGTTATCCTCGTCAAGAAGACTTACCCCAACAGGCGCAAGAAGTCCAAGCCTAGACATTGGAAGCTTCGTTCTATCGCGAAGGAAGCCGAGGATGTGCAAGATGGTACCGTCGGCCGAGGGGCCTTGGGAAGACGAGGAGGGGTGGACCAAAAGAACGTCGAGAGAGACTACGAACTGTTCTTGCGAGACCTCgaagaggacaaggagatGCGTGCTGTCATCAATCTTTACAAGGCGGATGTgcaagaggaaggagaagacgagACTATGGCCGTCGAGAAGAAGTCTGGTTCAGGTCTGCATGgtgggaagagaagaaacGGGCTTGAGAAGCAAGCTCAGCGTGGTATGGATATCGATGGCGATGAGGCCatgggaggaggagaggatgaagatgacgaggaagaagacttCCCTGAAATTGACATGGACGAGTTGTTGGAGAATTTTGAAGAGCTTGATATGGGTGACGGAGAAGAGGTTCTGTAA
- a CDS encoding Hypothetical protein (Similar to TIGR gene model, INSD accession AAW46318.1; CNK01610), which yields MSGKSVFFTGATGYIGGTVLEAVITSNTPPSKITVLIRDPAKINGFTSLEIARKHNVTIVPLLGSLEEYNKLRDAAADHDVVVSCANADDLAGMKAILEGMKKRKEKSGHRPLLIQTSGTGVLADDARGEYPTDTIYTDLNPSPATRWGPALHSIAEVADTAPHRDVDLEILKADQAGVIKSYTILPSTIWGFARGEVFEKGLSHPTSQQMPQLVEIAIKRKRAGVVGKGANIWPHVCIIDLSKLYSLVWEKATVPKPTIGHGPAGYYFGISGEYTLFGAASAIGQSLITHKAVPEGTESTPTTFTKEEIDQYFDGNYYSGSNSRGVADRSKSIGWNPRFTDEEQFYNDIDKEVQRIGKVLSQQ from the exons ATGTCTGGAAAATCCGTCTTTTTTACTGGTGCTACCGGCTACATCGGAGGCACAGTCCTCGAAGCCGTCATCACTTCCAACACACCTCCCTCCAAGATCACTGTCCTCATTCGAGACCCAGCAAAGATCAATGGCTTCACCTCCCTCGAGATTGCTAGAAAGCATAACGTTACGATCGTTCCTCTCCTTGGCTCACTGGAAGAGTATAACAAACTCCGAGATGCCGCTGCCGACCATGACGTCGTCGTGTCCTGTGCGAACGCCGACGACCTTGCCGGTATGAAGGCCATCCTGGAAGGTAtgaaaaagaggaaggagaagagtGGCCACAGGCCTCTTTTGATCCAGACCAGTGGTACTGGTGTTTTGGCCGACGACGCTAGGGGAGAATACCCCACTGATACT ATCTACACCGACCTCAACCCCTCCCCTGCGACCCGATGGGGCCCTGCTCTTCATTCCATTGCGGAAGTGGCTGACACAGCCCCTCACCGTGATGTTGACCTTGAGATCCTCAAGGCTGACCAAGCCGGAGTGATCAAGTCTTACACCATCCTACCTTCTACTATTTGGGGATTTGCCCGAGGAGAAGTTTTCGAGAAGGGCCTTTCTCACCCTACGTCTCAACAAATGCCTCAGTTGGTTGAGATCGCTATTAAGAGGAAGCGAGCCGGTGTCGTCGGCAAGG GTGCCAACATTTGGCCTCATGTCTGTATCATCGACCTTAGCAAGCTCTACAGCCTTGTTTGGGAGAAGGCCACTGTTCCTAAGCCCACCATCGGTCACGGTCCAGCGGGATATTACTTCGGTATCTCTGGCGAATACACTCTCTTTGGCGCGGCTTCGGCTATTGGCCAGTCACTTATTACTCACAAGGCGGTTCCCGAGGGCACCGAGTCTACCCCTACTACATTTACCAAAGAGGAGATCGACCAATACTTCGATGGAAATTATTACTCCGGTAGCAACTCTAGGGGTGTTGCAGACAGGAGTAAGAGTATTGGATGGAACCCTAGGTTCACCGATGAGGAGCAGTTTTATAATGACATTGACAAGGAAGTGCAGAGGATTGGCAAAGTCCTCTCTCAGCAGTAG
- a CDS encoding uncharacterized protein (Similar to TIGR gene model, INSD accession AAW46319.1) produces MSKVQLYVYDLSRGLAKSMSLMLTGKQIDGIWHTSVVAFGREIYYGQGVLESKPGATHHGQPLQILNVGETHIDEATFNDYLSSLSEMYTPSKYHLIEFNCNHFTADVVGFLTGAEIPAWISSLPSEFLATPFGQAMKPQIDAMFRGPTAQRPTPDKITSSNAFPAPSVSSSSAPGDDAAAGPSLASTLLQSVAAQATGLSTAANGSSKQTPNPETSPLTLVSSTANFHSILSQHSAVVVNFTNTSLCPPCRVIKPVYESIAGYHAAIYGAKGARFVEVELGIGQGREIAGAYGVQATPTFMFFKNGEKVDEMKGAAKKELENKVEQFLEECYPIHPHRKIYLPAVERLPKRTITVNNLPNYEALLNKLEGFLAGKGKAESFMFLRNSVIPFLEGKSLSETELAALLQKWSAATQDLLSTLQPTETFPLIDLWRIALQRQPIIPLLALGLSTASNNAEPIISIISLASTIFSSSPETIPKPFILTVLRFLTNFTSCVELTNLVLAHDGNASTSEQLISVLVESLLYPDVGVRSAAAGVAFNIGLWRHHNVVEETPSVDWELEMISSLAEAIDREEDEDVAHRLLAALALEIYLSPDYGDNVQPMLQVLETSSKIEKRCKVWKREEVKKLGEEIARKLCGSY; encoded by the exons ATGTCCAAGGTTCAGTTATACGTTTATGATCTCTCTCGCGGTCTCGCTAAGAGCATGTCGCTTATGCTCACTGGCAAACAAATTGACGGTATCTG GCATACCTCAGTTGTCGCCTTTGGCCGTGAAATATATTATGGGCAGGGTGTCCTCGAATCTAAGCCCGGAGCGACTCACCATGGTCAACCTTTACAAATATTAAACGTCGGTGAAACTCATATAGACGAAGCAACCTTCAACGATTATCTTTCGAGTTTGAGCGAAATGTACACCCCTAGCAAATATCATTTGATTGAATTCAACTGCAACCACTTTACAGCCGATGTCGTGGGCTTCTTAACTGGAGCAGAAATCCCAGCTTGGATTAGTA GTCTTCCCTCCGAGTTCCTCGCAACACCTTTCGGACAGGCGATGAAACCTCAAATAGACGCAATGTTCCGTGGCCCCACAGCACAGCGCCCTACCCCTGACAAAATCACCAGCTCCAATGCCTTTCCAGCACCTTCTGTTAGTTCCTCATCCGCACCCGGGGACGATGCTGCTGCTGGCCCTTCTCTTGCTTCCACGTTACTGCAGTCAGTTGCGGCGCAGGCTACTGGCCTGTCTACGGCGGCGAATGGATCATCCAAACAAACCCCCAATCCTGAAACATCGCCCCTCACTCTCGTATCGTCTACCGCCAATTTCCATTCCATCCTCTCACAGCATTCCGCCGTCGTCGTAAACTTCACCAACACATCTTTATGCCCCCCTTGCCGGGTCATAAAACCCGTATATGAGTCGATCGCTGGCTACCATGCTGCCATCTATGGAGCCAAGGGTGCCCGATTTGTGGAGGTTGAATTAGGAATTGGGCAGGGTCGGGAGATTGCAGGTGCTTATGGTGTGCAGGCCACTCCGACCTTCATGTTCTTCAAGAATGGCGAAAAAGTTGATGAGATGAAAGGCGCTGCTAAAAAAGAACTGGAGAACAAAGTTGAACAATTCTTGGAAGAATGCTATCCGATTCACCCCCACCGCAAAATATATCTACCCGCGGTTGAAAGATTGCCCAAACGAACGATTACAGTCAACAATCTGCCCAATTATGAGGCGTTGTTGAACAAGCTCGAAGGATTCTTAGCGGGCAAGGGAAAGGCAGAAAGCTTTATGTTTTTAAGAAACAGCGTGATACCCTTCCTCGAGGGTAAGAGTCTTTCTGAAACAGAATTGGCGGCTCTGCTTCAGAAATGGTCTGCTGCCACCCAAGACTTGCTATCTACTCTTCAGCCAACGGAAACTTTTCCTTTAATTGATCTGTGGCGAATTGCCCTTCAACGACAACCAATCATACCCTTGCTTGCCCTGGGGCTCTCAACTGCCTCAAACAACGCTGAACCCATCATCAGTATCATTTCTCTTGCTTCAACCAtattctcttcttctccgGAAACCATACCCAAACCCTTCATACTCACTGTCCTTCGTTTCCTCACAAACTTTACTTCTTGCGTCGAACTGACAAACCTTGTGCTCGCGCACGATGGGAATGCTTCCACGTCTGAGCAGCTCATCAGCGTGTTGGTAGAGTCCCTTCTGTATCCCGATGTGGGTGTGAGAAGCGCGGCTGCTGGTGTGGCATTCAACATTGGTCTCTGGAGGCATCATAACGTTGTAGAAGAGACCCCAAGTGTGGATTGGGAGCTTGAAATGATCAGTAGTTTAGCAGAAGCTATTGACcgagaagaggatgaggacGTCG CTCATCGACTTCTTGCGGCCCTTGCTTTGGAGATCTATCTCTCTCCAGACTATGGAGACAACGTTCAGCCCATGCTGCAGGTCTTGGAAACATCCAGCAAGATTGAGAAGAGATGCAAGGTttggaagagggaggaggtCAAGAAGctgggagaagagattgCTAGGAAGCTTTGTGGCTCGTATTAG
- a CDS encoding Serine/threonine-protein kinase, putative (Similar to TIGR gene model, INSD accession AAW46321.1) has product MPSSTNAHDGGATNQRQTTVTRRRTNGSNMRDEKQYIGQWRIGRTIGKGSSGRVKIAKHAVTGKYAAIKIVPKGLILNSRMSMSEAGAKADKVLLGIEREIVIMKLIDHPNVLNLYDVWETSSELYLIMEYVPGGELFDYLVKRGRLPVSEALHYFQQIIFAVDYCHRFNICHRDLKPENLLLDKDKNIKVADFGMAAWEAGERMLETSCGSPHYASPEIVAGRAYHGSSSDIWSCGIILFALLTGRLPFDDDNIRSLLQKVKIGIFEMPDEIKDPARDLLRRMLEKDPERRITMPEILSHPFFVSRPPRPIPGRSLISPPTLDEVERPVNSVDEIDPDIMGNLKTLWSGVSDQEIVKALMCKDKTWEKTIYHLLIKYRNKHLENYNMEEEEYAEARERRQARKQSQSSSSPARRKGVPAQDHSARLAPLGENETVANTPVKRPQAPTPNKASRKAPPELPTPTKPVSQARGPAGPRPPNSRGNSGTSNSSQAPAIVLQGATPTKELPPPQATSSRPGSEVITTPTSPTPLNVPRVEDANLQTFLNQIADQMNRFSVRSSVASHSSTSSSAVLGSDYQACLAFAAGLTPSANLPSPVTENVIEEQGQFEDAADDQTDAEIASIHSSFTASIAPQSPLAGLGLGAPSATVRPGLHPVAGPNQQRWSYASSAGSSYRGSSAGSYAPVESPQFTYSPLEVQAPVLQAERSAPLPPPRATRPAPPISRPLPLNPAQQAYSEPTESLLPRDTSYVIIENSELPSDASLSSWGSKSSGFKAHRGLDGFGMLKKKKLSVEPVPFSSDSLGSSATSPFNSPKRSWFNNLFNFKPATCTLLSKDNLASTRERVRKILLSIGVRTAVTEIDGHKALKCRLDEVRDNGNVATKGVRFRVEFARANTSQTYSTLVTLTQEKGAESSFRACFVELKHFMDSQPSTPTTLSLNRPSVEQSRSVNSSNLLPAHSYQQHRYSATSADAPAGAPTSPLLSAPPIRYTASAPTTPVIDSSPRFTSPYLQLPVSPQSLQMPSY; this is encoded by the exons ATGCCGTCATCAACAAATGCCCACGACGGCGGGGCGACGAATCAACGACAGACAACAGTTACACGAAGGAGGACCAATGGGTCTAATATGCGCGACGAGAAGCAATATATCGGACAATGGCGTATAGGAAGGACGATCGGGAAAGGCAGTTCAG GCCGTGTCAAAATTGCCAAACACGCGGTGACGGGCAAGTATGCCGCCATCAAAATTGTACCGAAGGGTTTAATCCTCAACTCTCGGATGTCCATGTCAGAGGCGGGCGCAAAGGCTGACAAGGTCCTACTTGGCATTGAGAGGGAGATCGTGATTATGAAGCTCATTGACCATCCCAACGTGCTCAACTTGTACGACGTGTGGGAAACCAGCTCAGAACT TTACCTTATCATGGAATACGTGCCTGGAGGTGAACTATTTGATTATCTCGTCAAGCGTGGTCGGCTCCCAGTATCAGAAGCTCTCCATTATTTCCAGCAAATCATCTTTGCTGTCGATTACTGTCACCGCTTCAATATCTGTCACCGCGATCTCAAACCCGAGAACTTACTTCTTGACAAGGACAAGAACATTAAAGTGGCTGACTTCGGAATGGCCGCTTGGGAAGCTGGCGAAAGGATGTTAGAAACAAGCTGCGGTAGTCCCCATTACGCGAGTCCCGAGATCGTAGCC GGTAGAGCATACCATGGTTCATCTTCAGACATCTGGTCTTGCGGTATCATCCTGTTCGCTCTTCTTACAGGAAGACTACCATTCGACGATGACAATATTCGATCCTTGTTACAAAAGGTCAAGATTGGCATCTTTGAGATGCCTGATGAAATCAAGGATCCTGCCAGAGATttgttgagaaggatgCTCGAGAAAGACCCGGAGAGGCGTATAACT ATGCCTGAGATTCTGAGTCACCCCTTCTTTGTCTCGCGGCCCCCTCGACCTATTCCTGGGAGATCGCTCATATCACCTCCTACGCTCGATGAAGTCGAACGCCCTGTGAACTCGGTCGATGAAATCGATCCCGATATCATGGGTAACCTGAAAACTCTCTGGTCAGGCGTCTCGGATCAGGAAATCGTCAAGGCGTTGATGTGTAAAGA CAAAACTTGGGAGAAGACTATCTATCACCTTCTTATCAAGTACCGCAATAAGCATCTTGAGAATTACAAcatggaggaagaggagtaTGCGGAGGCGCGAGAACGTCGACAGGCACGGAAGCAATCACAGTCTAGTTCGTCCCCTGCTCGAAGAAAAGGCGTACCGGCTCAAGACCACTCTGCTCGCCTTGCACCTTTAGGAGAAAATGAGACTGTCGCCAACACCCCTGTTAAGCGACCTCAGGCACCGACACCTAACAAGGCCTCTCGCAAAGCCCCTCCTGAATTACCGACCCCGACTAAACCAGTATCCCAAGCTCGAGGCCCTGCAGGACCTCGTCCTCCTAACAGCAGAGGCAACTCTGGAACTAGCAACTCTTCACAAGCCCCAGCAATCGTTTTGCAGGGTGCCACACCTACCAAAGAATTGCCTCCTCCACAAGCCACTTCGTCCCGTCCTGGTTCCGAAGTGATCACTACTCCTACTTCTCCAACGCCATTGAACGTTCCACGCGTTGAAGATGCCAATTTACAGACCTTCCTCAACCAGATTGCTGACCAGATGAACCGCTTCAGTGTCAGGTCTTCAGTTGCGTCACACTCTTCTACTTCCAGTTCGGCCGTCTTGGGAAGTGACTATCAAGCTTGTCTTGCGTTTGCTGCCGGGCTGACTCCCTCTGCCAACCTGCCGTCCCCTGTCACGGAAAATGTCATTGAAGAGCAAGGACAATTCGAAGATGCTGCTGATGACCAGACTGATGCCGAGATAGCTAGCATACATTCTAGCTTTACTGCATCAATTGCTCCTCAAAGCCCGCTTGCAGGGCTCGGTCTCGGTGCGCCCTCCGCCACTGTCCGACCAGGATTACATCCTGTTGCTGGACCTAACCAGCAGAGATGGAGCTATGCTTCTTCTGCTGGATCGTCTTATCGAGGTTCTTCGGCTGGATCGTACGCGCCCGTGGAGTCTCCTCAGTTCACTTACAGCCCTTTGGAAGTGCAGGCTCCTGTCTTGCAAGCCGAGCGATCAGCTCCCTTACCGCCTCCACGAGCTACACGTCCCGCCCCTCCTATTTCTCGACCACTTCCTCTCAACCCTGCTCAACAAGCATATTCCGAACCCACCGaatcccttcttcctcgtGACACATCTTACGTTATCATAGAGAATTCCGAGCTTCCCAGTGACGCCAGCCTTAGCTCTTGGGGTAGCAAGTCATCTGGCTTCAAAGCCCATCGAGGTTTGGATGGCTTTGGAATGCttaagaagaagaagctcaGTGTGGAACCTGTCCCTTTTTCTTCCGACAGTCTTGGTTCTTCGGCGACATCACCTTTCAACTCACCGAAACGATCTTGGTTCAACAATCTTTTCAACTTTAAGCCCGCCACCTGCACCTTACTATCAAAAGATAACCTTGCCTCTACCCGCGAGAGGGTGCGCAAAATACTGCTCAGTATTGGTGTGAGGACGGCAGTGACGGAGATTGACGGGCACAAGGCTCTGAAATGCAGACTAGACGAAGTTAGAGATAATGGCAATGTGGCAACGAAGGGTGTGAGGTTTAGAGTAGAATTCGCAAGGGCAAACACCAGTCAAACGTATAGCACTCTTGTTACTCTTACACAGGAGAAGGGAGCGGAGTCATCGTTCCGAG CTTGCTTCGTTGAGTTGAAGCACTTCATGGACTCCCAACCCTCGACACCAACCACTCTTTCTTTGAACAGACCTTCAGTCGAGCAATCACGTTCCGTTAATTCGTCCAATCTCCTCCCTGCTCATTCCTACCAGCAACATAGGTATAGTGCCACGAGCGCAGACGCTCCTGCTGGTGCTCCTACAAGTCCTCTCCTATCTGCTCCTCCGATCAGATACACCGCCAGCGCACCTACCACACCCGTCATTGACAGTAGTCCCAGATTTACCTCTCCCTACCTGCAATTACCCGTCTCTCCGCAGAGTTTACAGATGCCCTCTTATTAA
- a CDS encoding uncharacterized protein (Similar to TIGR gene model, INSD accession AAW46322.1) → MSDIQDISIISTKEVDTPKPHTVYVIQVTTPTRTWTVSRRYNDFVALHAELKSSTGQEPPSPLPPKTWGGLSLGKNNQDKVRERKPLLEQYLRSILNTKSHLWRSAYTFSDFLSIPSHTNSSNSSHPKAGAKFTPQSWLLEHAALQTVLRSARSALLKRDALASMSNATGSRSAAVEAKRHLKEVGNRLEILGKGLTQLRDIGEGEMRRREELVEGLKVERESLSRMAEAGVRSAPSLSGNGTTAGSGTAAGNGADGRRGETSPWTLPGQPMPGALPSGRVFGARQPPQETEQTRPLDDRQLLQFQTDAMAQQDDQLQNLSRLLQTQRRMGEEIHQEIESQNELLEHIEQSVDKTGRKLGKAKREMNRLN, encoded by the exons ATGTCAGATATCCAAGACATCTCAATCATCTCCACTAAAGAAGTCGACACTCCTAAACCACATACAGTATATGTCATACAGG TAACAACACCAACCAGAACCTGGACAGTCTCACGTCGATATAATGATTTTGTTGCTCTCCATGCCGAGCTTAAATCATCGACAGGTCAAGAGCCGCCTTCACCATTACCGCCAAAAACATGGGGTGGTTTGTCTCTTGGCAAGAACAATCAGGATAAG GTAAGGGAGCGCAAACCCCTACTAGAACAATATCTTCGCTCTATTTTGAATACCAAATCTCATTTATGGCGATCTGCCTACACCTTTTCTGATTTTCTCTCCATTCCTTCCCATACCAACTCATCGAACTCGTCTCATCCTAAAGCAGGCGCCAAATTTACCCCCCAGTCATGGCTGTTAGAACACGCTGCCCTACAGACGGTTCTTCGCTCTGCCCGATCTGCTCTTCTCAAACGGGACGCCTTGGCCTCCATGTCCAATGCCACAGGGTCGCGTTCTGCTGCAGTGGAAGCGAAACGCCATTTGAAGGAAGTGGGAAATAGACTGGAGATACTCGGGAAAGGTCTGACTCAACTTCGCGATATAGGCGAGGGTGAAATGAGAAGACGGGAAGAGTTAGTAGAGGGCCTGAAGGTTGAGAGAGAAAGTTTATCAAGGATGGCAGAGGCGGGTGTACGGAGTGCCCCTTCTCTCTCTGGCAATGGGACAACAGCAGGAAGTGGAACAGCAGCGGGGAATGGAGCCGATGGAAGGCGGGGGGAGACTTCCCCATGGACTCTACCGGGTCAACCCATGCCTGGTGCGCTACCTTCCGGACGTGTTTTTGGAGCGCGCCAGCCTCCCCAAGAAACCGAACAAACTCGGCCATTAGACGATCGCCAGTTACTACAGTTTCAAACCGATGCAATGGCGCAACAAGATGATCAGCTTCAAAATCTTAGCAGATTATTGCAGACACAGAGGAGGATGGGCGAAGAGATTCACCAAGAGATTGAAAGTCAGAACGAGCTCCTGGAACACATTGAACAAAGTGTTGATAAGACGGGAAGGAAACTCGGAAAGGCCAAGAGAGAGATGAACAGGCTGAATTGA